The following coding sequences are from one Polynucleobacter sp. JS-JIR-II-50 window:
- a CDS encoding C2H2-type zinc finger protein, producing MGFWHTGYEEHHQVSSFWNPDETVDLLVEHKCEQCGKSFQTIDLLIEHRFGSHPYESPALLIRGREIGALPININTPLEPNDISVGNVVSAKLNGKQIDLSILRSKLSNVRQENIDLILSNDGLSSRYRINFNISSEEDLAGVEKEFLSLVEGKELSRSSIDKFIANTTIYKSAANYMDGLCEYFYGVLAKEGSESSSLSPGKYREKFNRSAEQLLDYSRTLANYIKGLIAFHFNHFPEAKKFLNEGNLFVVSSFYEEIFSGNDVDIGDYVTTEGKLLENILVDEETNLILQAFRGANPSRADLNRLDQEIYSDKISEFGKVKIKIVMIKLLLKCEIKKQAIPILRELKGLSNLEPWVNEVFRKIE from the coding sequence ATGGGGTTTTGGCATACCGGTTATGAAGAGCATCATCAAGTCTCTAGCTTCTGGAATCCAGACGAGACTGTAGATCTTCTCGTCGAACATAAATGTGAGCAGTGCGGTAAATCTTTTCAGACTATTGATTTACTAATAGAGCATAGATTTGGATCTCATCCATATGAAAGTCCTGCCTTACTTATTAGGGGGAGGGAGATAGGGGCTCTGCCTATAAATATAAATACTCCTTTAGAGCCAAATGATATAAGTGTTGGAAATGTAGTTTCGGCCAAATTAAATGGAAAGCAAATTGACCTATCGATATTACGCAGTAAGTTATCTAATGTTCGCCAGGAAAATATCGATTTAATTTTATCTAATGATGGGCTCAGTTCTCGCTATCGAATAAATTTCAATATATCTTCAGAGGAGGATTTAGCTGGGGTGGAAAAAGAATTTTTATCACTGGTGGAAGGTAAAGAGTTAAGCAGATCTTCAATTGATAAATTTATTGCAAACACGACCATTTATAAAAGTGCAGCAAACTATATGGATGGTTTATGTGAATATTTCTACGGAGTATTAGCTAAAGAGGGCTCAGAAAGTAGTTCGTTATCCCCAGGTAAATATAGAGAGAAATTTAATCGATCTGCTGAACAATTATTGGATTACTCAAGAACCCTTGCAAATTACATAAAAGGATTGATTGCTTTTCACTTCAACCACTTTCCAGAGGCTAAAAAATTCCTAAATGAAGGAAATTTATTTGTAGTGTCTAGCTTTTATGAGGAAATATTTTCAGGTAATGATGTTGATATTGGGGACTATGTAACTACAGAGGGAAAACTACTAGAAAATATTCTAGTAGATGAGGAAACTAATTTAATACTTCAGGCTTTCAGAGGCGCTAATCCCAGTAGGGCAGATTTGAACAGGCTAGATCAGGAAATCTACTCAGACAAAATAAGTGAGTTTGGTAAGGTAAAAATTAAGATTGTGATGATTAAACTATTGCTTAAATGTGAAATTAAAAAACAAGCTATTCCAATCTTGAGGGAGCTAAAGGGATTATCAAATTTAGAGCCCTGGGTTAATGAAGTATTTAGAAAAATCGAGTGA
- a CDS encoding DUF3857 domain-containing transglutaminase family protein has product MKFAVQSISSLAAVLLGFLLLANVGITSAGRGELESLTAIEKAVITETIQPDGTVVEFNELTTLVKSQLVVDSESQADLPYNSTLSKLEVLEAYTITPKGEKIPVAANAIRTVEDDNSSGAAMFSDQKHKIIIFPKVTPGSKTYYKTKLTTYKPLLPGYFYTRLIFSPNVEVKSYEYNLSYPEDLKLYTDIKDVKQTKDEVVDGVRHVSYTYQNLKMKKKEPYQVSSNDYAPHIYISSFPSQEAFAKAYEERIKDKFIITPEIQKQADEITKGLEKKVQNDPKLDLKKEQAKAIYHWVARNIRYVAIYLADGGIVPHDANSVLKNRYGDCKDHNALLITLLAAKGIDATSVLINSGNAYTLPKYPVLGPFNHVITYIPAWNLYLDSTDEMASYGTLPSDEMDKPVLLTKLAKVGRTPKPKKEDSEMATGISMQIEKDGRITGKAHTMYFGSAAINARYKYEGAETSYSEKLVKNQLAKFRQTGEGKITTSYVYDLDKPFTTDTEFTLDAIANVPGPGAMTVPIGLAPGELAAIANDRPPEKFTVPYVCSTRMVGESYQIRFPNNTKVTRIPPNVSYKKGGIEYEATYNEVKNNIFVIRKLAIQRPGAVCEPGELQNWKDFYQVFIKDMRGQIFYE; this is encoded by the coding sequence ATGAAATTCGCAGTGCAATCTATCAGCAGTCTTGCGGCAGTCCTTCTAGGATTCTTATTACTCGCTAATGTTGGCATAACCAGTGCAGGCAGAGGAGAGCTAGAGTCCCTTACTGCAATTGAAAAGGCGGTGATCACGGAAACTATTCAGCCAGACGGAACTGTTGTGGAGTTCAATGAGCTAACTACTCTAGTGAAGTCTCAATTGGTCGTTGACTCCGAGTCACAGGCCGACTTGCCATATAACTCCACGCTATCTAAGTTAGAGGTACTTGAGGCATACACAATCACCCCTAAGGGAGAAAAGATCCCGGTAGCTGCCAATGCCATACGTACGGTAGAAGATGACAATAGCTCGGGTGCAGCAATGTTCTCCGATCAAAAACACAAGATCATCATCTTTCCAAAGGTAACGCCAGGCTCAAAGACCTATTACAAGACTAAGCTCACTACCTATAAGCCTCTATTGCCAGGCTATTTCTATACTAGGTTAATCTTCTCGCCTAATGTGGAAGTGAAGTCTTATGAGTACAACCTCAGTTATCCAGAAGACTTAAAACTCTATACCGACATTAAAGACGTTAAACAAACGAAAGATGAAGTGGTTGATGGCGTACGTCATGTGAGCTACACCTATCAAAACCTCAAGATGAAGAAAAAAGAGCCATATCAGGTCTCTAGTAACGACTATGCTCCACACATTTATATTTCCAGCTTCCCAAGTCAAGAAGCTTTTGCCAAGGCTTATGAAGAGCGCATTAAAGATAAATTCATCATCACCCCAGAAATTCAGAAGCAGGCCGATGAAATTACTAAAGGCCTAGAGAAGAAAGTTCAAAATGATCCAAAACTGGACCTCAAAAAAGAACAGGCCAAAGCAATCTATCACTGGGTAGCCAGAAACATTCGGTATGTCGCGATCTATCTTGCTGATGGTGGAATCGTGCCGCACGATGCCAATAGCGTTCTGAAAAACCGCTATGGTGACTGCAAAGATCACAACGCTCTCTTGATCACACTACTAGCAGCCAAGGGAATCGATGCCACCAGTGTATTGATTAACTCAGGGAATGCCTACACCTTGCCAAAGTATCCCGTCCTCGGGCCATTTAATCACGTCATTACCTACATCCCAGCCTGGAATCTCTATCTAGACTCTACTGATGAGATGGCGAGCTACGGTACGTTGCCCTCGGATGAGATGGATAAGCCTGTGCTACTCACTAAATTAGCAAAGGTAGGGCGTACACCCAAGCCTAAGAAAGAAGATAGTGAGATGGCAACTGGCATTTCTATGCAGATAGAGAAAGATGGGCGTATTACGGGTAAGGCTCACACAATGTACTTTGGAAGTGCAGCAATCAATGCTCGTTATAAATATGAGGGTGCTGAAACATCCTACTCAGAAAAGCTGGTGAAAAACCAGTTGGCTAAATTTAGGCAGACGGGTGAAGGCAAGATCACTACTAGTTATGTCTATGACCTAGACAAACCCTTTACAACCGATACTGAGTTCACTTTAGACGCGATAGCAAATGTCCCAGGACCTGGCGCAATGACAGTGCCTATTGGCTTGGCACCTGGAGAGTTGGCTGCTATTGCTAACGATAGACCGCCCGAGAAGTTCACCGTGCCATACGTTTGTTCTACCAGAATGGTGGGGGAGTCCTATCAGATCAGATTTCCTAACAACACCAAGGTAACGCGTATTCCACCTAATGTCAGTTATAAGAAGGGCGGCATTGAGTATGAAGCTACCTATAACGAAGTAAAGAACAATATCTTTGTTATTAGAAAGCTAGCCATACAAAGACCAGGAGCAGTCTGTGAGCCAGGGGAGCTTCAAAACTGGAAGGATTTCTATCAAGTCTTTATAAAAGATATGCGTGGGCAGATTTTTTATGAGTAA
- a CDS encoding YafY family protein, whose translation MGLFILIAAAAAILYFYLKNSGSAASSPPAYSNDRVKPRKNYGKPSSTKKYDTSLVENNRLEIEKAIRDGKKISFRYKDKEERITERTVTPQRTFWYEFDEGGGQMLCVEAFCHLRNSSRTFALFRMSQVRLT comes from the coding sequence ATGGGCCTTTTCATATTGATTGCAGCTGCCGCCGCGATACTTTATTTCTACTTAAAAAATAGTGGCTCAGCAGCTTCTAGTCCTCCTGCTTACAGTAATGACAGAGTTAAACCACGAAAAAATTATGGGAAACCTTCGTCCACAAAAAAATATGACACTTCGCTGGTGGAAAACAATAGGCTAGAGATTGAAAAGGCGATTAGAGACGGGAAGAAAATCTCTTTTAGGTATAAAGATAAGGAAGAGCGGATTACTGAACGAACAGTTACACCGCAAAGAACCTTTTGGTATGAATTTGATGAGGGCGGAGGGCAGATGCTGTGTGTTGAGGCATTCTGTCATTTACGCAACAGCAGCAGAACTTTTGCTTTATTTAGAATGAGTCAAGTTCGGCTTACCTGA
- a CDS encoding Hsp70 family protein, with protein MNIVGFDFGTTNSLISVIRNGTHTTFFEDDGLPIPSVVSYEGDKIVVGSEAKKQLSEVGMGVHGDVVKSPKTYLGREALTVGGVQRNPVDIVTHIVKYVCERALSTNREALEKIDKAVVTIPVNMIGERRALLRDAFRAAGVSIVQFVHEPLAALYGFFKSSDSMESELRAYDRQLILVFDWGGGTLDLTLCKLIDGLLVQIANDGTEEVGGDIFDSEIRNFVEQNTKPKDLNLDSFIPSANAVARLLQSCEKAKIALSNADEAVIYVPNFYAGSNVSDPDLEFTLTRDKLEKIITLLIDKALVRVNNILENSGYSTASISLCLATGGMSNVPIVRARLHELFGPRRVHISKDSSSLISIGAAWVANDGARLHLAKNLELLLARNSYLTLLQAGTKMPIEGQVSKTEFKLYCVDPTDGHGKFQILCPRDKPGPNVFTGDIRRVLGNVVVPVDKKAAPFRERLELELLIDENLILKATGRSLNLKGIGVVEVHDLEFALSLDPDKDFWHGDQSSNLIEIEGGKSDPGSIAMRSNIANFEDKKFVPGEVLYKFDPGYFDTRAYPPDFQVEERLYYEPCAACGRASNDPLCNCGNLDRSNLNELRN; from the coding sequence ATGAATATAGTTGGCTTTGATTTCGGGACTACAAATAGCCTTATATCGGTAATAAGAAATGGTACCCACACTACATTTTTTGAGGACGACGGTTTGCCAATACCTTCTGTTGTTTCATATGAAGGGGACAAGATAGTTGTAGGGTCCGAAGCGAAGAAGCAATTATCAGAAGTTGGGATGGGGGTGCATGGTGATGTAGTGAAATCTCCTAAAACTTATCTTGGGCGCGAAGCCCTTACTGTTGGAGGCGTCCAAAGAAACCCAGTTGATATTGTTACCCACATTGTTAAGTATGTATGCGAGAGGGCCTTAAGTACTAATAGGGAGGCCTTAGAGAAAATTGATAAGGCGGTTGTAACTATCCCAGTCAATATGATTGGCGAAAGAAGGGCACTTCTTCGTGATGCATTCAGGGCTGCAGGCGTGAGCATTGTTCAATTTGTTCATGAGCCACTAGCCGCTCTTTATGGATTTTTTAAATCAAGCGATAGCATGGAGTCGGAATTGAGAGCCTATGATCGCCAGCTTATTTTGGTATTTGATTGGGGTGGCGGAACTTTAGATTTGACTTTATGCAAATTAATTGATGGTTTACTTGTTCAAATAGCTAACGATGGAACAGAAGAGGTTGGGGGCGACATTTTTGATAGCGAAATTAGAAACTTTGTCGAGCAGAATACCAAGCCTAAGGATTTAAATCTTGATAGTTTCATCCCAAGCGCAAATGCTGTCGCAAGACTATTGCAAAGCTGTGAAAAAGCTAAAATTGCTTTAAGTAATGCTGATGAAGCAGTCATATACGTTCCAAATTTCTATGCTGGATCAAATGTAAGCGACCCAGATCTTGAGTTTACTTTGACACGAGATAAGCTTGAAAAAATTATTACCTTGCTTATTGATAAAGCATTAGTGCGCGTTAATAATATTTTAGAGAACTCCGGCTACTCTACCGCCTCAATCTCTCTGTGCTTGGCAACTGGCGGAATGTCTAATGTACCTATCGTACGCGCACGGCTACACGAATTATTTGGTCCGCGAAGAGTTCATATCAGCAAAGACTCTTCATCACTTATATCTATCGGAGCTGCCTGGGTTGCTAATGATGGAGCAAGGTTACATTTGGCAAAAAATCTTGAATTACTACTCGCAAGAAATTCATACCTAACTCTTTTACAGGCCGGAACAAAAATGCCCATAGAGGGACAGGTTAGCAAGACGGAATTTAAACTATATTGTGTTGATCCTACGGATGGGCATGGAAAATTTCAAATTCTTTGCCCTAGAGATAAACCTGGCCCAAATGTTTTTACTGGCGACATCAGAAGGGTTCTGGGTAATGTAGTTGTCCCGGTGGATAAAAAGGCTGCCCCATTTAGAGAGCGCCTTGAACTAGAACTTTTAATTGATGAGAATTTAATTCTCAAGGCAACCGGTAGATCATTGAATCTTAAAGGTATTGGTGTAGTTGAAGTTCATGATTTAGAGTTTGCCTTGTCTTTAGATCCAGATAAGGATTTTTGGCACGGAGATCAATCATCAAATTTGATTGAAATTGAGGGCGGCAAGAGTGATCCCGGCTCTATTGCCATGCGCTCAAATATTGCAAATTTTGAAGATAAAAAGTTTGTCCCTGGAGAGGTGTTATACAAGTTTGATCCGGGATATTTTGACACTAGGGCATATCCTCCGGACTTTCAAGTCGAAGAAAGGCTGTATTACGAGCCATGTGCTGCATGTGGAAGGGCTTCGAATGATCCTCTGTGTAATTGCGGGAATTTAGATCGTAGTAATTTAAATGAGCTCCGCAATTAG
- a CDS encoding helix-turn-helix domain-containing protein, which yields MDDKKYTFEELCALSGLSSRTLRYYIQIGLLDKPIGQTRAAHYVSSHLEKILRIKQLSESGISLERIREVLSGEPLALPERSKRPGHVEVRSHLWVADGIELQVSPETAELSPEQLRQFLKGVLQAYEQVKKDSQ from the coding sequence ATGGACGACAAAAAATACACCTTTGAAGAGCTATGTGCCCTATCTGGCCTGAGTTCCAGGACTTTACGGTATTACATCCAAATAGGCCTACTAGATAAGCCAATAGGACAAACTCGGGCAGCTCATTATGTGAGCTCACACCTTGAGAAGATCCTTCGTATCAAGCAACTGTCTGAATCTGGGATATCGCTTGAACGAATTCGTGAAGTGCTATCCGGTGAACCCCTTGCCCTGCCTGAAAGGTCTAAGAGACCAGGCCATGTGGAAGTGCGAAGCCACCTTTGGGTAGCGGATGGCATTGAGCTGCAGGTATCACCAGAAACAGCTGAACTTAGCCCTGAGCAATTACGCCAATTTTTAAAAGGCGTACTGCAGGCATATGAACAAGTGAAAAAGGATTCGCAATGA
- a CDS encoding SprT-like domain-containing protein has translation MNREQWLMAAVDHLVPIFEARGYSVPPVKVSVGFPSTGGKGRHLGQCWSSKSAVDGINQIFIAPHLQTPFDFLDTLVHELVHAVDDCVSGHGENFKKIAIDVGLKGPMRSAGAGDWLKRDLIRIVDKLGAFPHGRLSLPVRTMQKAPKRPGAKCSKCGYEVVMLKKHLVLGPPICPKDMEGMEETGEWV, from the coding sequence ATGAATAGAGAGCAATGGCTAATGGCTGCAGTGGATCATCTCGTCCCCATCTTTGAGGCAAGGGGATACTCGGTGCCGCCGGTGAAGGTGTCGGTAGGGTTCCCAAGTACTGGAGGAAAAGGGCGTCACCTAGGGCAATGCTGGTCAAGTAAGTCAGCAGTAGACGGTATTAACCAGATCTTCATAGCACCGCACCTCCAGACCCCCTTTGATTTTCTAGATACCCTTGTTCATGAGCTAGTCCATGCGGTAGATGACTGTGTAAGTGGGCATGGAGAAAACTTTAAAAAGATAGCAATAGATGTAGGGCTTAAGGGGCCTATGCGCAGTGCTGGAGCTGGAGACTGGCTAAAGCGAGATTTAATCCGAATAGTTGATAAATTAGGCGCCTTTCCTCATGGACGCTTAAGTCTTCCTGTAAGAACCATGCAAAAAGCCCCAAAGAGACCAGGGGCGAAGTGTTCCAAATGTGGCTATGAAGTAGTCATGCTCAAAAAGCACCTTGTTCTAGGCCCGCCGATCTGCCCTAAAGATATGGAGGGGATGGAGGAGACCGGGGAATGGGTCTAA
- a CDS encoding VIT domain-containing protein, whose amino-acid sequence MIELDEVVGLNTDDGEQMALQSVSAKGKVQGLLLEMTIRQQYKNTTKKTLETVYTFPMGWGATFMDLSVEMGGKRLNGVVTEKKDAEEQYEKAISKGDAPIMLEKNSDGLYTVNLGSLKPKEEAVIEYTYSQLLRFEEGHVRLTLPTTIAPRYGDSSQGGIKKHHGVETDFLVEYPFSLSLLLSGGMEKATVECPSHQVQVTTSEKGLEVGLARFGFLDRDFILNLSKLENESFFIVTPDKQMGPEGCTVLASFCPPALANQKELSADIKILVDCSGSMAGDSIESAKRALHHVLSNLREDDRFSYSLFGSKVKHEFSSLKPVNQFNIGTASLLVSNTEANMGGTEIEDALLSTFKLKGTEKKADVLLITDGEVWDTSNIIAAAKNSGHRIFAVGVGTSPAETLLRELAEMTGGACELVSPKEDIEKAIVRMFNRIHLPRAKEIEINWGTNETPEWSVGTNTAIFSGNTHHVFAGFKSIPNKPAHLSYQLGAGSERIGVGANSITQANDGNLARLGASQRLGALTEEKQLSLALEYQLITEQTNCILVHVRSTEEKASDMPELQKIAQMQAAGWGGAGTVHETVLHCMAPMQDSIQYSMSSVSACSSSSSDVDYTQYDLPRVFRSSRESTPAPTLGSSYDSKTKLDRGDDYYEIPAFLRSRAENEQAAPAKVVSLLPQDIASIANHDLQNRNQISSFVKSVEGHLLSDELKYALDKLQESMSSEQAWTIVMSWILFKLSDAITWNEKTKETIELLVNELDPKLFNTGLDVVNRVFDLLKPKFWG is encoded by the coding sequence ATGATTGAATTGGATGAAGTGGTTGGTTTAAATACTGATGATGGCGAGCAAATGGCATTGCAATCCGTTAGCGCAAAGGGCAAGGTACAAGGTCTCCTATTAGAGATGACTATTCGTCAGCAATATAAAAACACCACCAAGAAAACCTTGGAGACTGTTTATACCTTCCCTATGGGTTGGGGTGCTACCTTCATGGATTTAAGTGTTGAGATGGGTGGTAAGCGCTTAAACGGCGTCGTAACTGAGAAGAAAGATGCTGAAGAGCAGTATGAAAAGGCTATCAGCAAAGGCGATGCGCCAATCATGCTCGAGAAAAATTCTGATGGACTTTATACCGTCAACTTAGGCAGCCTCAAGCCTAAAGAAGAAGCTGTTATTGAATATACCTATTCTCAATTACTGAGATTTGAAGAAGGTCATGTAAGGCTTACACTTCCGACTACTATTGCTCCACGTTATGGCGATAGTAGCCAAGGTGGCATTAAAAAGCATCATGGTGTTGAGACAGATTTCTTAGTTGAATATCCATTCTCACTCTCCCTGCTCCTAAGTGGCGGCATGGAAAAGGCGACTGTTGAGTGCCCTTCCCATCAAGTTCAAGTGACAACGAGTGAAAAGGGTCTCGAGGTAGGTTTGGCGCGTTTTGGTTTCTTGGATCGTGATTTCATTCTTAATCTAAGCAAACTCGAAAATGAGTCTTTCTTTATTGTGACTCCCGATAAGCAAATGGGTCCTGAAGGCTGCACAGTATTAGCTAGCTTTTGCCCTCCCGCACTAGCCAATCAAAAAGAGCTTAGTGCTGATATTAAGATTTTGGTTGATTGTTCAGGCTCTATGGCAGGAGATAGCATTGAATCAGCTAAAAGAGCTTTACATCATGTTTTAAGTAACCTACGAGAGGATGACCGTTTTAGCTACTCCCTATTTGGTAGCAAGGTCAAACATGAATTCTCTAGCCTTAAGCCAGTCAATCAATTCAATATTGGCACCGCCTCATTATTGGTAAGCAATACTGAAGCAAATATGGGCGGCACAGAAATTGAAGACGCCCTACTATCTACCTTCAAATTAAAAGGTACTGAGAAAAAGGCAGACGTCTTACTCATTACCGATGGTGAAGTTTGGGATACCTCAAACATCATTGCTGCAGCTAAGAATTCAGGTCATCGCATATTTGCCGTTGGGGTGGGTACCTCTCCTGCTGAAACATTACTACGGGAATTAGCCGAGATGACTGGGGGTGCCTGTGAACTGGTCTCCCCTAAGGAAGATATTGAAAAAGCTATTGTGCGGATGTTTAATCGCATCCATCTACCAAGGGCCAAAGAGATTGAGATCAATTGGGGAACAAATGAGACCCCAGAATGGTCTGTGGGAACTAACACTGCTATTTTCAGCGGAAATACTCATCACGTATTTGCGGGATTCAAAAGCATTCCAAATAAGCCTGCACACTTAAGTTATCAACTTGGGGCTGGCTCAGAACGAATTGGTGTTGGTGCAAACTCAATTACGCAAGCTAATGACGGGAATCTTGCTCGCTTAGGTGCATCACAAAGATTAGGCGCACTAACCGAAGAAAAACAACTTTCTTTAGCCCTAGAATATCAACTTATAACTGAGCAAACCAATTGTATTTTGGTGCATGTAAGAAGTACCGAGGAAAAAGCCAGTGATATGCCCGAGCTTCAAAAGATTGCGCAGATGCAAGCTGCTGGTTGGGGAGGCGCAGGTACAGTTCATGAAACAGTGCTGCACTGCATGGCCCCTATGCAAGATAGTATCCAGTATTCCATGTCCTCGGTTAGCGCTTGTAGCAGCTCTTCTAGCGATGTTGATTACACCCAATATGATTTACCGAGAGTATTTAGATCAAGCCGAGAAAGCACTCCAGCCCCCACTCTTGGCTCCTCGTATGACTCTAAGACTAAGCTTGATAGAGGCGATGATTATTACGAAATACCTGCGTTCTTAAGAAGTCGGGCCGAAAATGAACAGGCTGCTCCAGCTAAGGTAGTTTCTCTATTGCCACAGGATATTGCATCTATTGCAAATCATGATCTGCAAAATAGGAATCAAATCTCTTCATTTGTGAAGTCGGTAGAGGGCCACCTATTAAGCGACGAGCTTAAATATGCCCTCGATAAGCTTCAGGAGTCTATGAGTAGCGAGCAAGCTTGGACCATCGTAATGTCTTGGATCTTATTTAAATTATCTGATGCCATTACTTGGAATGAAAAAACAAAAGAGACCATTGAGTTATTGGTGAATGAATTGGATCCAAAGCTATTTAATACCGGCTTAGATGTAGTTAACCGAGTATTTGATTTACTTAAGCCTAAATTCTGGGGATGA
- a CDS encoding DEAD/DEAH box helicase: MTDLEEMAGPTIIRAVRSAYEVDSTRELARLVLDRYGTNLLQEQKLRVALISRMTPAEAKRACEYLNLELKNTGDNTESYRLLESRFGGPYTERKSSEFVEVFNLPEEFKYKREIDQREAKMFISSSYGQQLSSKGVLHPYQLSLKDSIGRQIYEGKNRLLAQMPTGAGKTMTALELVVDFLRSHKFNGYIVWIVDSNELADQALVAFNNLWLLRGDRGIHSYRYFNNFESDFQTSSPGIVFTSFSKCWAAVGSNNKSDADNFKELCKRTSLVIVDEAHTSVATTYSALINHLISYNAVLLGLTATPSRNGDVFETSQLRGIYGSNIVEMLDEEGGKIENPIQYLQESEYLATITYEQLDSYAEIGGIKENEACKVLAENSDRNSIILKQIERAISINDSTIVFACTVDHVIALVALCRSRNLDVDFIIGEVPQSKRIEIFERFKSGQLKVIINHELLSTGVDLPNVNRLIITRPIGSPILYSQIIGRALRGPKNGGNRNNTIVNIKDNDSMYPEINLLYQFFTNQFRQ; this comes from the coding sequence ATGACCGATCTCGAGGAAATGGCTGGTCCTACTATTATTCGTGCCGTAAGATCTGCGTATGAAGTCGATAGCACTCGCGAGTTAGCTCGATTGGTTTTAGATAGATATGGAACCAATCTATTGCAAGAGCAGAAGTTGAGAGTTGCCCTAATAAGTAGAATGACACCAGCAGAGGCAAAAAGGGCCTGCGAGTATCTGAATTTGGAATTAAAAAATACTGGCGACAATACCGAAAGTTATAGATTGCTTGAGTCGAGATTTGGAGGTCCGTATACAGAAAGAAAATCCTCTGAATTTGTTGAAGTATTTAACTTACCTGAAGAATTTAAATACAAAAGAGAGATTGATCAAAGGGAGGCGAAGATGTTTATCTCGTCATCTTATGGTCAGCAACTATCTTCTAAGGGGGTACTGCACCCTTATCAGTTAAGCTTAAAGGACTCAATTGGTAGGCAGATATACGAAGGTAAGAACAGATTGCTGGCACAAATGCCTACTGGTGCCGGCAAAACAATGACAGCACTAGAGTTGGTAGTTGATTTTTTAAGATCTCACAAGTTTAATGGTTACATAGTGTGGATTGTTGACTCAAATGAGCTGGCAGACCAAGCTTTGGTAGCATTTAACAATTTATGGCTATTGAGAGGGGATAGAGGCATTCATTCTTATAGATATTTTAATAATTTTGAAAGTGATTTTCAAACTTCAAGCCCTGGAATTGTTTTTACTAGCTTTTCAAAATGTTGGGCAGCTGTTGGCTCGAATAATAAATCTGATGCCGATAATTTTAAAGAGCTATGCAAGAGAACTAGTTTGGTAATTGTGGATGAGGCTCATACTTCAGTGGCCACAACTTATTCTGCTTTAATAAATCACTTAATTTCATACAATGCAGTTCTTTTAGGTTTGACAGCTACTCCTTCCCGCAATGGAGATGTTTTTGAAACCTCCCAATTAAGGGGGATATATGGCTCAAACATAGTTGAAATGCTCGATGAAGAAGGTGGCAAGATCGAGAATCCAATTCAATATCTTCAGGAAAGTGAATATCTTGCCACAATTACCTATGAACAATTAGACTCATATGCAGAAATTGGTGGCATAAAAGAAAATGAAGCATGTAAAGTTTTAGCAGAAAATTCTGATCGAAATAGCATCATTCTTAAGCAAATTGAGCGCGCAATATCTATTAATGATTCAACAATTGTGTTTGCTTGCACTGTAGATCACGTTATTGCGCTTGTAGCATTATGTAGGTCTCGTAATTTGGATGTTGATTTTATAATCGGCGAAGTCCCTCAAAGCAAACGTATCGAAATATTTGAACGTTTTAAAAGTGGACAATTAAAGGTAATAATAAATCACGAGTTGCTATCTACTGGTGTTGATCTTCCGAATGTAAATAGGTTAATAATTACTAGACCGATAGGCTCACCAATTCTATATAGTCAGATTATTGGAAGGGCCTTAAGGGGTCCTAAAAATGGCGGAAATAGAAATAATACAATTGTTAATATTAAAGATAATGACAGTATGTATCCAGAAATAAATTTGCTGTATCAATTTTTTACTAATCAATTTAGGCAATGA